The Enterococcus rotai genome includes a window with the following:
- a CDS encoding lantibiotic dehydratase C-terminal domain-containing protein — MESMYYYIHSIDTQNEIIIMLKKYFEKRDTKWFFIRYWYGGPHLRVRFSNSNCKQEILQIFKSFEKKINRVREMSSEEYYRNHTFDGEKIDYESLPWYLQGEIVEETYEPEYHRYGKDLVLMKNEQIFQTSSEIIGTLIEMGSSMQVRLIYAYFLLKRVIDTIGSVEDKTSFLEQYYVYWKNFKQSENQKLNLSNLETYVERIEHQLNNQKLKMLLEKLDNQLLQLKSSVNDSSTFYYMLSSQIHMTNNRLSVPPWVEGELANFMRGQQQGR; from the coding sequence ATGGAGTCAATGTATTATTATATTCACTCAATAGACACTCAAAATGAGATTATTATTATGCTCAAAAAATACTTTGAGAAAAGAGATACTAAATGGTTTTTTATCCGATATTGGTATGGTGGGCCTCATCTGAGAGTTCGGTTTAGTAACTCGAATTGTAAACAAGAAATTCTTCAAATTTTTAAGAGTTTTGAGAAAAAAATAAATAGAGTACGAGAAATGTCTTCTGAAGAATATTATAGAAATCACACGTTTGACGGGGAAAAAATTGACTATGAATCATTACCATGGTATTTACAAGGAGAAATAGTTGAGGAAACATATGAACCTGAGTATCATCGATACGGAAAAGATTTAGTACTCATGAAAAATGAACAAATTTTTCAAACATCTTCTGAAATAATTGGAACATTAATTGAAATGGGCTCTAGTATGCAAGTTAGATTAATATATGCTTATTTCTTGCTAAAGCGTGTGATAGATACCATCGGAAGTGTCGAAGATAAAACTTCATTTTTAGAACAATATTATGTTTATTGGAAAAATTTTAAGCAAAGTGAGAATCAAAAGTTAAATTTATCTAATCTAGAAACTTACGTAGAAAGAATAGAACATCAGCTGAATAATCAAAAATTAAAAATGTTGCTTGAAAAGCTAGATAATCAGCTTTTGCAATTAAAATCATCAGTAAATGATTCATCCACCTTTTATTATATGCTTAGCTCGCAGATACACATGACGAATAATAGGTTATCTGTCCCGCCATGGGTAGAAGGCGAATTGGCTAATTTCATGCGGGGACAACAACAAGGGAGGTAA
- a CDS encoding SagB/ThcOx family dehydrogenase, translated as MWSKGKNPYFDLTRLMDFHLGSMHSLSNMSANRPDKSQEKRKVESKEIVIKQSEIFKIDNKKLDNQLKEVFKNRRTSWAFNCNMTKEKLGILLKRAIGITEEDVFGNLKRAYPTAGLMFSINFYIYLSNFGDESIDRKIFKYNPDREELEEVNSLKKGEIDEICSMTKIGEYSFEASNCLFFFTTNFSDLFSRYGQLSYRLSLLETGHACENIQIAASLMGINSVPLGGFYDEKVRELIKSNQEYCLYILALG; from the coding sequence GTGTGGTCTAAAGGGAAAAATCCTTATTTTGATTTAACTCGATTGATGGATTTTCATCTTGGAAGTATGCATTCACTTTCTAATATGTCTGCTAACCGTCCAGATAAAAGCCAAGAAAAAAGAAAAGTGGAATCAAAAGAAATTGTGATTAAACAATCTGAAATTTTTAAAATTGACAATAAAAAGTTAGATAATCAATTGAAAGAAGTCTTTAAAAATCGACGAACTTCGTGGGCGTTTAATTGTAATATGACTAAAGAAAAATTAGGTATTCTGCTTAAAAGAGCGATTGGAATAACAGAGGAAGATGTATTTGGTAATTTAAAAAGAGCATATCCAACGGCTGGATTAATGTTTTCAATCAATTTTTATATATACTTGTCTAATTTTGGCGATGAATCAATTGATAGAAAAATATTCAAATATAATCCTGATCGTGAAGAGTTAGAAGAAGTTAATTCTTTAAAAAAAGGAGAAATTGATGAAATTTGTTCCATGACTAAAATTGGTGAATACTCGTTTGAAGCTTCAAATTGTTTGTTCTTTTTTACAACAAATTTTAGTGATTTATTTTCAAGATATGGACAATTATCTTATCGCCTTAGTTTATTGGAAACAGGACATGCTTGCGAGAATATTCAGATAGCGGCTAGTTTAATGGGAATCAATAGTGTACCATTAGGTGGTTTTTATGATGAGAAAGTTCGTGAATTAATAAAAAGTAATCAAGAATATTGTTTATATATCTTAGCGTTGGGCTAA